One genomic segment of Candidatus Zixiibacteriota bacterium includes these proteins:
- a CDS encoding TIGR03960 family B12-binding radical SAM protein, producing MHPLSERIKKEFLPFVMKPGRYVGNELNVIKKESEGKLKFALIYPDIYENGMSYLGLQILYHIINQRPNSRCERAFLPWPDAEEILKNNSIPLFSLESHTPLKEFDVLGFSLTYELNYTGVLNVLSLSGIPLFSKERGEDFPLVIAGGFSVFNPEPMADFFDLFVIGDAEEVIHQVLDSIEKGKKENLKKRELLVELSRISGVYVPSFYKPKYDANNRFIGVWRKIPETPEKVNAQTVSELKPEYYPQAPLVPFIETTHDRLTLEIMRGCGQACRFCEATSIYRPKREKDIEQILKEADCGLASTGYEEISLLSLSSTDYKNLPELVQRLQKKFYPKRVSIALPSLRPGSFSMEIAKTITQTKKTGLTFAPEAGTQRLRDVIRKNITEEDLLSSVEIAYSSGWNLIKLYFMIGLPTETDEDLKGIADLVGKVFKLGKTFGPGKSVNVTISPFTPKPYTPFQWEKQEKINEIERRISLLKDLLDFRNLKVSYRDPLVSFLEGVLGRGDRKLGKVIHSAWKNGARLDAWTEFFNYVYWRNAFEENGIDPQDYLSPRDLNDVLPWDHIDKGLSKDFLKRERERAFSTEKVAEEKKLEDEKTPLYLAQPEKKEEELYGRKKKKVTSTPTSTVARSKVRLKWSKGEGVRFTSHLDVLRTFERAIRRSGIPIAYSEGFHPHPRIAFGPPLPLGFVSEAEYLDIQLTEPFSNEHLSRLNKALPQGFKIMEGKTIFTKAESLSSAINAAFYKVELTFSGKEIQGKIEYVLSLRNLMVSRVSKEKLREVDIRFDILKLENEDSTLNLLLSVGSAGYAKPQEVLISGFGMKEKEVLSLLFRREGLLIKRQDQLLSPMEII from the coding sequence ATGCACCCCTTGTCTGAAAGAATAAAAAAAGAATTTCTTCCTTTTGTGATGAAGCCCGGCAGATATGTCGGGAATGAGCTGAACGTCATCAAAAAGGAATCTGAGGGGAAACTTAAATTTGCCCTGATCTATCCTGATATCTATGAGAACGGAATGTCATATTTAGGTTTGCAGATTTTGTATCATATCATCAATCAAAGACCTAATTCCCGTTGTGAGAGAGCTTTTTTGCCCTGGCCCGATGCAGAGGAAATTTTGAAAAATAATTCCATACCTCTTTTCTCACTGGAAAGTCATACTCCTTTGAAGGAATTCGATGTTCTCGGATTTTCCCTGACCTATGAACTTAATTATACCGGGGTGCTGAACGTCCTGAGTCTGTCCGGTATACCCTTATTCTCAAAGGAGAGAGGAGAAGATTTTCCACTGGTCATAGCTGGCGGGTTTTCGGTTTTTAATCCTGAGCCGATGGCTGATTTCTTTGATCTTTTTGTGATAGGGGATGCAGAGGAGGTCATTCATCAGGTTCTGGATTCAATTGAAAAAGGGAAAAAAGAAAACCTTAAAAAAAGAGAGCTTTTAGTCGAGCTTTCCAGAATCTCCGGAGTTTATGTTCCATCTTTTTACAAGCCAAAATATGATGCTAATAATCGCTTCATAGGGGTCTGGAGGAAAATTCCAGAAACACCAGAAAAAGTCAACGCTCAAACTGTTTCCGAGTTAAAGCCTGAATATTATCCTCAGGCGCCTCTGGTTCCCTTTATTGAGACAACTCATGACCGGCTTACCTTAGAGATTATGAGAGGGTGCGGCCAGGCTTGTCGTTTTTGTGAAGCCACTTCGATCTACAGACCCAAAAGGGAAAAGGACATAGAGCAGATTTTAAAAGAGGCAGACTGCGGACTCGCCAGTACCGGCTATGAGGAGATCTCCCTGCTTTCTCTTTCATCAACTGATTATAAAAATCTGCCTGAGTTAGTCCAGAGATTGCAGAAGAAATTTTATCCTAAAAGGGTCTCCATTGCCCTGCCCTCTTTGCGTCCGGGCTCATTTTCTATGGAGATAGCCAAAACCATCACCCAGACCAAAAAGACCGGGTTGACTTTTGCACCTGAGGCTGGAACCCAAAGATTAAGAGATGTCATAAGAAAAAATATCACTGAGGAGGACTTGCTTTCAAGCGTGGAGATAGCCTATTCCTCTGGCTGGAACCTGATCAAGCTATATTTTATGATCGGACTTCCCACTGAGACGGATGAAGATTTAAAAGGAATTGCCGATTTGGTCGGGAAAGTGTTCAAGCTAGGTAAAACTTTCGGTCCGGGAAAAAGTGTTAACGTAACTATCTCCCCTTTCACACCCAAGCCATATACTCCTTTTCAATGGGAAAAACAGGAAAAGATTAACGAGATCGAAAGGAGGATTTCACTCCTTAAAGACTTGCTGGATTTCAGAAATCTAAAAGTAAGTTATCGGGACCCTCTGGTATCTTTCTTAGAAGGGGTATTAGGAAGAGGAGACAGAAAACTCGGCAAAGTCATTCACTCTGCCTGGAAAAATGGGGCGAGATTAGATGCCTGGACTGAGTTTTTCAACTACGTTTATTGGAGAAACGCTTTTGAGGAAAATGGGATTGACCCGCAAGATTACCTTAGTCCCAGAGACTTAAATGATGTCCTTCCGTGGGATCACATAGATAAAGGGCTGAGTAAAGATTTTCTCAAAAGGGAAAGAGAGAGGGCTTTTTCCACAGAAAAGGTGGCTGAGGAAAAAAAGTTAGAAGACGAAAAGACTCCTTTGTATTTGGCTCAACCAGAGAAAAAAGAAGAGGAGCTTTACGGCAGAAAAAAGAAAAAAGTCACCTCAACACCAACCTCAACTGTTGCCCGGAGCAAGGTCAGGTTAAAATGGAGTAAGGGAGAGGGAGTAAGATTTACCTCTCATTTAGATGTGCTCAGGACTTTTGAGCGGGCAATCAGGCGCTCTGGAATTCCGATTGCCTATTCGGAAGGCTTTCATCCTCATCCCAGGATTGCTTTTGGTCCACCCCTTCCTCTGGGGTTTGTGTCAGAGGCAGAATATTTAGACATTCAGCTGACTGAGCCTTTTTCCAATGAGCATCTTTCAAGGTTAAATAAAGCTCTGCCTCAAGGATTTAAGATTATGGAAGGGAAGACAATCTTTACTAAAGCGGAGTCCTTATCTTCAGCTATTAATGCGGCTTTTTATAAAGTGGAATTAACTTTCTCAGGAAAGGAAATACAGGGGAAAATAGAATATGTCCTCTCACTGAGGAATCTGATGGTATCCCGTGTATCAAAAGAAAAGCTAAGAGAAGTAGATATAAGATTTGATATTTTGAAGCTTGAAAATGAGGATTCTACCTTGAATTTGCTCTTGTCCGTAGGCAGTGCCGGATATGCCAAACCACAGGAGGTATTAATCTCCGGGTTCGGGATGAAGGAAAAAGAGGTTTTGAGTTTGTTGTTTAGAAGGGAAGGGCTTTTGATCAAAAGACAGGATCAATTATTGTCGCCTATGGAAATAATATGA
- the trmD gene encoding tRNA (guanosine(37)-N1)-methyltransferase TrmD, with the protein MQIDILTIFPNFFASPLNEGLVKKAQESKLIEVKVTDIRDFTIDKHRSVDDTAFGGGAGMVMMVEPLASALNSILSETPSAENKDKYPIILTSAQGKKFDQEKAKEFSKKERLVIICGHYKGVDERIKLLFDLEELSIGDYVLTGGEIPALVITDSVIRLIPGFIGNFQSAETDSFYEGLLGYPEYSRPAEFKGLKVPEVLLSGNHEKIRLWRRKEALKKTIEQRPELLDKIELSKEDKKLLSEIEKER; encoded by the coding sequence ATGCAAATAGACATTCTAACTATCTTCCCGAACTTTTTTGCAAGTCCTTTAAATGAAGGGCTGGTGAAAAAAGCACAGGAAAGTAAGTTAATAGAAGTGAAAGTTACCGACATCAGAGATTTCACCATAGATAAACACAGAAGCGTGGATGATACTGCTTTTGGAGGCGGAGCCGGGATGGTAATGATGGTGGAGCCTTTAGCTTCTGCCTTGAATTCGATTCTGTCTGAAACTCCATCTGCGGAGAATAAAGACAAATATCCCATAATTCTGACTTCAGCTCAGGGTAAAAAATTTGACCAGGAAAAAGCTAAAGAGTTTTCCAAAAAGGAGCGTCTGGTAATAATCTGCGGGCACTATAAAGGGGTGGATGAGAGGATAAAATTATTATTTGATTTGGAAGAGCTTTCGATTGGGGATTATGTTTTGACAGGCGGCGAGATTCCTGCTCTGGTGATTACGGATAGCGTCATTCGCTTAATCCCAGGATTCATCGGGAATTTTCAATCAGCCGAAACTGACTCTTTTTACGAGGGTCTCTTGGGTTACCCGGAATATAGCCGGCCTGCAGAGTTTAAAGGTCTGAAAGTGCCGGAGGTGCTCCTGTCCGGGAATCACGAGAAGATAAGGTTATGGAGAAGAAAAGAGGCATTAAAAAAAACCATAGAGCAAAGACCTGAGCTTCTGGATAAAATAGAGCTAAGCAAAGAGGATAAAAAATTACTTTCGGAGATAGAAAAGGAGAGATAA
- the ffh gene encoding signal recognition particle protein — protein MFAELSNRLESILKKLRGQGKLTENNIKEALKEVRRALLEADVNYKVVKDFISKVEEKSIGQEVLRSITPGQQVVKIVYDELTLLLGKDSSVMKFSSSGPTVWMLAGLQGSGKTTACGKLASFYRKKGKSPFLIAADVQRPAAVEQLKILGKSLSLPVYSSKENPVKICQSGVAKAREEGLDLVIIDTAGRLHIDEKLMEELALIKKEVTPQEVILVADSMTGQDAVNIALSFEERLGIDGIFLTKLDGDARGGAALSLRAVTGKPIKFVGTGEKLDAIEVFYPERMVSRILGMGDVVTLVEKAQEAISQEEAEKLEKKLREEQFSFKDFYSQLQQLKKMGSLDSILSMIPGIGGSLKGFSVDDKALVRVEAIINSMTEEERLKPQIIDGSRKKRISSGSGTDLQEINRLLKQFFMMKKMIKDFNKMDLRKLKTMFKP, from the coding sequence ATGTTTGCTGAGCTGTCTAACAGGTTAGAGTCGATCTTAAAAAAACTCCGCGGCCAGGGAAAACTCACGGAGAACAATATCAAGGAAGCCTTAAAAGAGGTAAGGCGTGCTCTTTTAGAGGCGGATGTCAACTACAAAGTGGTCAAAGATTTCATCTCCAAAGTTGAGGAGAAATCGATTGGCCAGGAAGTATTAAGGAGTATAACCCCCGGGCAGCAGGTTGTAAAAATCGTCTACGATGAGCTGACTCTGCTTCTGGGAAAAGATAGCTCAGTAATGAAATTCTCCTCATCAGGTCCCACGGTCTGGATGTTAGCAGGATTGCAAGGCTCAGGCAAGACCACTGCCTGCGGGAAATTAGCCAGCTTTTATCGAAAAAAAGGGAAGTCTCCTTTTCTTATAGCCGCAGACGTCCAGAGGCCTGCGGCAGTCGAACAACTGAAGATACTTGGAAAAAGTTTGAGTTTACCAGTGTATTCCTCCAAAGAAAACCCGGTGAAGATCTGTCAATCCGGAGTGGCTAAAGCCAGGGAAGAAGGACTGGATCTGGTTATAATAGATACTGCTGGAAGACTGCACATAGACGAGAAACTGATGGAAGAGCTGGCCTTGATAAAAAAGGAAGTTACTCCTCAGGAGGTAATCTTAGTTGCAGATTCTATGACCGGCCAGGATGCAGTGAATATCGCCTTAAGCTTTGAGGAGAGGTTGGGAATAGACGGAATCTTCTTAACCAAATTAGACGGGGATGCCCGGGGAGGTGCAGCTCTCTCACTTAGAGCGGTAACTGGAAAACCGATTAAGTTTGTCGGCACCGGTGAGAAGTTAGATGCCATAGAGGTTTTTTATCCTGAGAGGATGGTTTCCCGCATATTAGGGATGGGTGACGTCGTTACCCTGGTGGAGAAGGCTCAGGAGGCTATAAGCCAGGAAGAGGCAGAAAAATTAGAGAAGAAACTACGCGAAGAACAATTTTCCTTTAAAGATTTCTATTCTCAGCTCCAGCAGTTGAAAAAGATGGGCTCATTAGATTCGATTCTGAGTATGATCCCTGGAATAGGCGGGTCTTTAAAAGGTTTTTCTGTGGATGATAAAGCACTGGTGAGGGTAGAAGCCATCATAAACTCGATGACTGAAGAGGAAAGGTTAAAGCCCCAGATCATAGATGGTTCGAGAAAGAAAAGGATCTCCTCAGGCAGCGGAACTGATTTGCAGGAAATCAACCGGCTTTTGAAGCAGTTTTTTATGATGAAAAAGATGATCAAAGATTTTAATAAAATGGATTTGAGGAAACTGAAAACCATGTTTAAACCTTAA
- a CDS encoding 2-oxoacid:acceptor oxidoreductase family protein, whose translation MYQGVIMSGFGGQGIISAGILLAYAGMTDGKYVTFFPAYGAEMRGGTANCSVVISSEEIASPVVAYPDTLVVMNEPSLARFEASVRKGGLLLINSSLVAGKPKREDVKVQYIQANEIAEKLGTIKIANMVMIGAYSKLTGAISFEGLKKSLQKVFSHARQEIIDLDSEALKKGMETV comes from the coding sequence ATGTATCAAGGTGTTATAATGTCGGGCTTCGGGGGACAGGGGATAATCTCAGCAGGTATACTTTTGGCTTATGCCGGGATGACAGACGGGAAATATGTTACCTTTTTCCCGGCTTATGGCGCGGAGATGAGAGGCGGGACTGCTAACTGTTCAGTGGTTATCTCCTCTGAGGAGATAGCTTCTCCGGTGGTGGCTTATCCTGACACTCTGGTAGTGATGAACGAACCTTCTTTAGCCCGGTTTGAAGCTTCAGTTAGAAAAGGAGGCCTGCTCTTAATCAATAGCTCCCTGGTTGCAGGAAAGCCTAAGAGAGAAGATGTGAAGGTCCAGTATATCCAGGCAAACGAGATCGCTGAAAAATTGGGCACTATCAAGATAGCCAATATGGTTATGATCGGGGCTTATTCTAAATTAACCGGTGCAATCTCTTTTGAAGGGCTGAAAAAATCTTTGCAAAAGGTGTTCTCCCACGCCAGGCAGGAGATTATAGATTTAGATTCTGAGGCTCTAAAAAAAGGGATGGAGACGGTATAG
- the rplS gene encoding 50S ribosomal protein L19, with protein sequence MDLVSAVEGKYLKEKKVDFKPGDTVKVHVRIKEGDKERIQIFEGAVIQKRGKGVSQTFTVRKLSSGVGVERVFPMHSPFLANIEVIKEGKVKRAKLFYLRKMRGKAAKIKEMEKEEGKKEGKEEGEVKE encoded by the coding sequence ATGGATCTGGTATCAGCAGTTGAAGGGAAATACCTGAAAGAGAAAAAAGTAGATTTCAAGCCCGGGGATACGGTCAAGGTGCACGTAAGGATCAAGGAAGGCGACAAAGAGAGGATTCAGATATTTGAAGGGGCAGTGATCCAGAAAAGAGGAAAAGGAGTTTCCCAAACTTTCACCGTGCGCAAGCTCTCCAGCGGCGTGGGAGTGGAAAGGGTATTTCCGATGCACTCACCTTTTCTTGCCAATATAGAGGTCATCAAAGAAGGAAAAGTAAAAAGGGCAAAGCTCTTCTACCTGCGCAAGATGAGAGGAAAAGCGGCTAAAATAAAGGAGATGGAGAAGGAAGAAGGGAAAAAAGAAGGGAAAGAAGAGGGAGAGGTAAAGGAATAA
- the rsmB gene encoding 16S rRNA (cytosine(967)-C(5))-methyltransferase RsmB, whose product MNKINPREIALKILYDIETKSAFANETVEEYSKRFKLSSLDTRFVRELVNGVTRLRRRLDYITSFFLKRKIEDLTPWIRNTLRLGFYQIDCLDRVPDRAAVDESVKLAKKFGHKGTAGLVNAVLRNYLRDKKRVIFPSIEEDKVKAIGTIYSFPDWMIKDWLKQFGEEETVKLCETFNQKAKLSFRLNSLKISQKDLERALELKKIKYRKGSFFENFYWIESKIDLEYLFLFQKGYVYPQDESAGFPVRLLSPQAGETILDMCAAPGGKLTYISELMKNSGKLIALDLNPERMEKVKENCERLGVKNVLFQIGDARNYSTEPVDRILIDAPCSGLGVLGRNSDARWQKKKEDIKRLAELQSAILLNAAKLVKKGGIIVYSTCTLTKEENEEVIEQFLEQGRNFRKESASDYVDRKVVNENGFVRTYPHINGLDGTFAARLRKV is encoded by the coding sequence ATGAATAAAATCAACCCCAGAGAAATTGCTCTCAAGATTTTGTATGACATAGAAACCAAATCTGCTTTTGCGAATGAGACCGTTGAGGAATATTCAAAAAGATTCAAACTATCATCTTTGGATACAAGGTTCGTTCGGGAATTGGTCAACGGTGTCACCAGGCTCAGAAGACGACTGGATTATATCACAAGTTTTTTCCTCAAAAGGAAGATTGAGGATTTGACTCCCTGGATACGGAATACATTAAGGCTGGGGTTCTATCAGATTGATTGTCTCGATAGGGTGCCGGACCGGGCAGCGGTAGATGAGTCAGTAAAATTAGCTAAAAAGTTCGGACATAAGGGGACAGCCGGTCTGGTCAATGCGGTTCTGAGGAACTATCTCCGCGATAAGAAAAGAGTCATTTTCCCTTCAATTGAAGAGGACAAGGTTAAAGCCATCGGAACAATTTATTCTTTTCCGGACTGGATGATAAAGGATTGGCTTAAACAATTCGGTGAAGAGGAGACTGTAAAGCTGTGCGAGACTTTTAACCAAAAAGCAAAACTTTCCTTTCGGCTTAATTCCTTGAAGATCAGTCAAAAAGATTTGGAAAGAGCCCTGGAGCTGAAAAAGATAAAATACCGAAAAGGGAGTTTCTTTGAAAACTTTTACTGGATAGAATCAAAAATCGATTTGGAATACCTTTTCCTTTTTCAGAAAGGCTATGTTTATCCCCAGGATGAAAGCGCCGGATTCCCGGTTAGACTTTTAAGCCCTCAAGCCGGTGAGACTATTTTAGATATGTGTGCAGCACCGGGAGGTAAGTTGACCTACATTTCAGAATTAATGAAAAATTCGGGTAAGCTGATAGCTCTGGACTTAAATCCGGAAAGGATGGAAAAAGTAAAAGAAAATTGTGAAAGATTGGGAGTGAAAAACGTCTTGTTTCAAATCGGAGATGCACGGAATTATTCTACTGAGCCGGTGGATAGGATTTTGATTGATGCACCTTGTTCCGGTTTAGGGGTCTTGGGCAGAAATTCTGATGCCAGATGGCAGAAGAAAAAAGAGGATATAAAAAGGCTGGCTGAGCTTCAGTCGGCCATACTTTTAAATGCGGCGAAACTGGTTAAAAAGGGTGGGATTATCGTTTATAGCACCTGTACTCTCACTAAAGAGGAAAACGAGGAGGTGATCGAGCAGTTTCTCGAACAGGGAAGGAACTTCAGAAAAGAGAGTGCCTCGGATTACGTTGATAGAAAAGTAGTAAATGAGAATGGATTTGTTCGAACGTATCCTCATATTAATGGCCTGGATGGAACTTTTGCGGCGCGGTTAAGGAAGGTTTAA
- a CDS encoding KH domain-containing protein, protein MKQFIETIVKNLVDHPDQVSVSEVEGEKTTVYELRVGPGDLGKVIGKKGRTAGAIRILISAASAKKGKRAMLEILE, encoded by the coding sequence ATGAAACAGTTCATTGAGACCATAGTGAAGAATCTGGTGGATCATCCAGATCAGGTTTCCGTATCAGAGGTGGAGGGGGAAAAGACAACCGTGTACGAGCTGAGGGTTGGGCCTGGAGATTTAGGAAAGGTCATCGGAAAGAAAGGGAGAACTGCCGGCGCCATCCGCATCCTGATCTCAGCAGCCTCTGCCAAGAAGGGGAAACGGGCAATGCTGGAGATCCTGGAGTAA
- the rimM gene encoding ribosome maturation factor RimM (Essential for efficient processing of 16S rRNA), translating into MERVAIGKILRAWGVKGELLIAPFCEDLKRYSQVEKVFISDADAKEKPYRIKRSRIFQGEVLLQLEGIDNRTKAEGLKGKYLEIDKKDVPLLTEGCYYVFDLVNCQILTLKGKKIGEVMEILLFPANPVLSVRKGKEEYLIPFVKEVVKKIDLEKRVIWIEPIEGLLD; encoded by the coding sequence TTGGAAAGAGTAGCAATCGGCAAAATCCTCCGAGCCTGGGGAGTCAAAGGCGAGCTTTTAATAGCTCCCTTTTGCGAGGATTTAAAAAGATATTCCCAGGTGGAAAAAGTCTTTATCTCTGATGCAGATGCCAAAGAAAAGCCCTACCGGATAAAGAGAAGCAGGATTTTCCAGGGGGAAGTCCTGCTTCAACTTGAAGGGATTGACAACCGGACTAAAGCAGAGGGACTCAAGGGGAAATATTTAGAAATCGATAAAAAAGACGTTCCTCTGCTGACAGAAGGGTGTTATTACGTCTTTGATTTGGTCAACTGTCAGATTCTCACTCTGAAGGGTAAGAAGATAGGCGAGGTCATGGAGATTCTCCTTTTCCCGGCAAACCCGGTTCTTTCAGTAAGAAAAGGGAAGGAAGAATATTTGATCCCTTTCGTAAAGGAAGTGGTAAAAAAAATCGACTTGGAAAAAAGGGTTATCTGGATCGAACCGATTGAAGGTCTCTTGGATTAG
- a CDS encoding PASTA domain-containing protein, whose product MDWNKIKAGLVQLIKRKWARRIGVYILAVLFLAIVFDQVLMPFFVRLGQESVVPNLTGLTQEEAETILKDKGLGLRVIGEEYDLKQPAGTIIYQMPDSESKVKKSRKIKVVLSKGGEKATVPQLKGMTYRQAELALANRGLKIGNPVYVSVDSLPRDEVIVSFPSAGTVVPLGMEIRVVVNQEQTDTLEIVKVPKFKGDNIRDVSSKIEKLGLKIGKIEYKVKNKLLPGTVLKQIPKEGAEVRKGSIVELEVSTTD is encoded by the coding sequence ATGGATTGGAATAAAATAAAAGCTGGGCTCGTTCAACTCATCAAAAGGAAATGGGCACGACGTATCGGAGTCTATATCCTGGCGGTTCTGTTTCTTGCCATTGTTTTCGACCAGGTTTTGATGCCGTTTTTTGTAAGATTAGGTCAGGAGTCTGTGGTTCCGAATCTGACAGGTTTGACTCAAGAAGAGGCTGAGACCATACTCAAAGATAAAGGTCTGGGCCTGAGGGTCATAGGCGAAGAATATGATTTGAAACAGCCAGCCGGGACGATTATCTATCAAATGCCTGATTCAGAGTCCAAGGTCAAAAAGAGCAGAAAGATAAAAGTAGTGCTGAGCAAAGGCGGGGAAAAAGCAACTGTTCCCCAGCTTAAAGGGATGACTTATCGGCAGGCTGAGTTAGCCCTGGCTAATCGTGGTTTGAAAATCGGTAACCCGGTATATGTTTCGGTAGACAGTCTGCCCAGGGATGAGGTGATTGTCAGCTTTCCATCTGCAGGAACAGTTGTGCCGCTTGGGATGGAGATAAGAGTTGTGGTTAATCAGGAGCAGACAGATACCCTGGAGATAGTCAAGGTGCCAAAATTCAAGGGTGATAATATCAGAGACGTAAGCTCCAAGATAGAAAAACTCGGCTTAAAAATAGGAAAGATCGAGTATAAGGTAAAAAACAAATTGCTTCCAGGAACAGTATTAAAACAAATTCCCAAAGAAGGGGCTGAGGTCAGGAAAGGGAGCATAGTGGAGTTAGAGGTTAGCACGACGGACTGA
- the rpe gene encoding ribulose-phosphate 3-epimerase: MIKIAPSILSADFRNLAGEIREVEKAGADLIHLDIMDGHFVPNITFGPMVVNLVRLCTKLPLDVHLMIDNPDLYLEKFVEAGADYLTVHLEGNRHLHRTLTRIKSLGVKNGCVLNPATPFCLVKPVIGEIDLLLLMSVNPGFGGQRFIPSILDKVKEAKKFIQDNNLKIEIEVDGGVNSSTAGKVKQAGATILVAGDAVFKSRDYKKIIKELREG; encoded by the coding sequence TTGATTAAAATCGCGCCATCCATACTTTCAGCAGATTTTAGAAATTTAGCAGGTGAAATAAGGGAGGTGGAAAAGGCCGGAGCGGACTTGATTCATCTGGATATTATGGATGGTCATTTTGTTCCTAATATCACCTTTGGACCGATGGTTGTGAATTTAGTCCGATTGTGTACTAAATTGCCTTTGGACGTGCATCTGATGATTGATAACCCTGATTTGTATCTGGAGAAATTCGTGGAAGCAGGCGCAGATTACCTTACTGTTCACTTGGAAGGGAACAGACACCTGCACCGGACTCTGACCCGGATCAAGAGCTTGGGAGTGAAAAACGGATGCGTGCTCAATCCGGCTACTCCATTCTGCCTGGTAAAGCCGGTAATCGGGGAGATTGACCTGCTTCTTTTGATGAGTGTGAACCCGGGGTTCGGAGGGCAAAGATTTATTCCCTCTATCTTAGACAAGGTAAAGGAAGCTAAGAAGTTCATTCAGGATAACAACTTAAAGATCGAAATCGAGGTGGATGGGGGTGTCAATTCCTCAACTGCTGGGAAAGTGAAGCAGGCAGGTGCAACGATCTTGGTGGCAGGGGATGCAGTGTTCAAAAGCAGGGATTACAAAAAAATAATAAAAGAGCTAAGAGAGGGTTAG